A single genomic interval of Mangifera indica cultivar Alphonso chromosome 5, CATAS_Mindica_2.1, whole genome shotgun sequence harbors:
- the LOC123216140 gene encoding endoglucanase 17-like has protein sequence MSLSLSAFSLLALLTWFTSTLLLCNGFPAYQHHHHPRFATHNYRDALTKSILFFEGQRSGKLPSNQRVTWRRDSGLSDGAAMHVDLVGGYYDAGDNVKFGFPMAFTVTMLSWSVIEFGGLMKGELQHAREAIRWGTDYLLKATAHPDTIYVQVGDANKDHSCWERPEDMDTPRTVIKIDRNSPGSDVAGETAAALAAASLVFRRCDPTYSKLLAKRAMRVFEFADKYRGAYSNMLRKYVCPFYCSYSGYQDELLWGAAWLHKATRNPMYLNYIQVNGQTLGAAEFDNTFGWDNKHAGARILLSKAFLVQKVKSLHDYKGRADNFICSLIPGASFSSQYTPGGLLFKMRDSNMQYVTSTSFLLLTYAKYLTSAHMIVNCGGRIVTPKGLRAIAKKQVDYLLGDNPMKMSYMVGYGPRYPQRIHHRGSSLPSVAAHPAKIQCSSGFNFLNTRSPNPNILIGAVVGGPDLHDRFPDQRSDYEQSEPSTYMNAPLVGALSYLAHSFGQL, from the exons atgtctctctctctttcagcTTTTTCTCTCTTAGCCCTTCTCACTTGGTTCACTTCTACTTTGCTTCTCTGTAATGGCTTCCCTGCTTAtcaacaccaccaccaccctCGCTTTGCTACACACAACTACAGAGATGCTCTCACCAAATCAATCCTCTTTTTCGAAGGCCAAAGGTCAGGGAAGCTCCCGTCCAACCAGAGAGTTACCTGGAGGAGAGACTCCGGTCTCTCAGATGGCGCGGCAATGCAT GTCGATTTGGTTGGGGGATACTATGACGCAGGAGACAATGTGAAATTTGGATTTCCCATGGCTTTCACTGTGACCATGCTTTCATGGAGTGTTATTGAGTTCGGTGGGTTGATGAAAGGTGAGTTGCAGCACGCAAGAGAAGCCATTCGTTGGGGTACTGATTATCTTCTCAAAGCTACTGCACACCCAGACACTATCTATGTTCAG GTGGGTGATGCTAACAAGGACCATTCTTGTTGGGAGAGACCAGAAGATATGGATACACCAAGGACTGTTATCAAGATAGACAGAAACTCTCCCGGTTCTGATGTGGCCGGAGAAACTGCTGCTGCTCTGGCTGCTGCTTCTTTGGTCTTTAGGAGATGTGATCCAACCTACTCCAAGCTTTTGGCCAAGAGGGCTATGAGG GTGTTCGAGTTTGCTGACAAATACAGAGGAGCTTATAGCAATATGTTAAGGAAATATGTCTGTCCATTCTATTGCTCATATTCTGGTTACCAG GACGAGCTGCTGTGGGGTGCTGCTTGGCTGCATAAAGCCACCAGGAACCCGATGTATCTCAACTACATTCAAGTTAATGGACAAACCCTTGGAGCTGCAGAGTTTGATAACACATTTGGGTGGGATAACAAGCATGCTGGAGCAAGGATTCTTCTTTCTAAG GCATTTCTGGTTCAGAAAGTAAAATCCCTCCATGATTACAAGGGTCGTGCGGATAATTTCATCTGTTCTCTCATCCCAGGGGCGTCATTTTCATCCCAATACACACCAG GTGGCCTTCTGTTCAAAATGAGAGATAGCAACATGCAGTATGTTACCTCCACTTCATTCTTGCTCTTAACATATGCCAAGTATTTGACCTCCGCCCACATGATTGTTAACTGCGGCGGTAGAATTGTAACTCCAAAGGGGCTCCGGGCCATTGCCAAGAAACAA GTGGACTACTTGCTTGGAGACAACCCAATGAAGATGTCATACATGGTGGGGTATGGGCCAAGATACCCACAAAGGATTCACCATAGGGGATCATCACTGCCGTCCGTTGCTGCACATCCAGCCAAGATTCAATGCTCTTCAGGCTTCAATTTTTTGAACACTCGATCTCCCAATCCCAACATCCTGATTGGTGCAGTTGTTGGTGGTCCTGATCTGCATGATAGGTTCCCAGATCAACGGTCAGATTATGAGCAATCAGAGCCATCTACTTACATGAACGCCCCTCTTGTAGGAGCTCTATCATACCTTGCTCACTCGTTTGGCCAGCTCTAA